The following nucleotide sequence is from Primulina tabacum isolate GXHZ01 chromosome 2, ASM2559414v2, whole genome shotgun sequence.
TcaaaaagaataaaatatgaGCTCAACTTATAATCTATAACAATGGAGTCGGGCCTAACTTGACTTGACATCAAAACATTCAAACATAATCGTAGACAGAAGACTGGATTTGGTAATATGACCAACAATTCTTTAAACCTTATACTCGCAATCAACACAACTAATGACTTCAAATTGAGGAAAATGAAAAGCTTTGGAGAAATTTTTTTACCCCTCCCAGATGGTGTCGAATTAGGGAGAGCGCTCGAACATGTCaatgatttaattttatgagacattGTTTAACTCGTGTATGAAATGAGGAATAATGTATGATATATGGATAAATCAATTTATTTGGACAACATAatgatttataattataatttttgagTCAAATGGTGGATGCAAAAAAGACGTGTAATTAGCTAACATCTCTTCCTTTACATTAAACTATGtctgataaaataaaatttagtataagtaaaaaaaaaaaaagtaactaTTCTTTGCAATCTTTATGTATATATAAACAAGGTAGGAGTTTTTGACTTAGTTTGAAGTAGATACTTGTACATTAGGTGCAGGCACTGATGCTCTCAATGGAAAAGGCAAAAGTAATAGttgaatatatatattgataagGTTGTGTCAATATCATTGATGTGACATTCACATATTGGATgaacgattttttttttatgtttcatcATATTAAATAGGTGAATAATACCTCATCGGTACTTACATAAATGTGTACAATAGGTTTGGAGCATATAATATAGATGTGTGTGTGTtaagcttttaaaataaaaaattcctaTATAGGTGTTCAAAATTCAACCCCGATTGATTGCAAATAAAACCAGATTGCTCTCCATAGTTGactatgattttaaaatgtttttaaaatcaacaaaagatgattataaaaaaaaaaaatctacaaaacataaaatataggTTCGCTCCAAGGTTtaatttttagatttttaaaaaatatacaaatcaagctaaaaataaaaatatttatacaatatttttgaaaaagtgaATTGAACTATATGCGAGCTACTCTTAAAAGTCAAATGATAATTTTGCATCTATCATTCTTCCCAAATATACGAGTACAACATACGTTTCTGCGTGAGAATTAGTAATTTTGAGTTCACATTATATCATTGCACGCCACTAGTATTTGACTCGGTTGCAATGTTGTGTTTCTCAATAACCTGATTACTTGAGACACATCGAGATCCCAAAATGAGTCAAGACTTGTCTCATTCTACCAAATAAGTGGGTTGTGTTGATAATTTTTTGATTTGTCGAAATAGCGAGTCGCTCTTCCATGTACCATACTGTCACGTCAAATGATGGATTGTGATTGATTTGTCAAACCCACCAAATATAACTAAAAATTGACGAATTGACATGTCTCGTCCCGCAAATCAACGGGTTAGGTCACTTGGGTCCTCGATAACCCAACATACTCAAATGATGAGACATACGCCAAATTGTGGGTTGTGAAGGTTTGAGTGTCGGTCGGCATAGCTAGCTCATTTTAACAACTCTACTTGTATTATACTCTTAATTTGTTCAATTGATTGTACAAATTAATAGAaatatatgattaaaatgattatgtagaaaatataataattgtcattgttttttaaatttttttttgaatcaatttatttattttaatcttGTAATATATATACTTAAAAATTTGTATATGGCAATAAATAATTGTAGAAAACTTATTGGAGCTAaagtaatttatttaaatatttattctttTCAATGTTAAATTTgtaatgatatatatattgcattatTAAATGCATTTATATTCATATGTATATtgctattttttaaatttataatagtTATATTATATTAGATGGTAAAATTAACTATAAAATTAATCAAACTTTATATTTTGGAAAAAAGCCTTAGAGACCAGATCACCTATTGCATTTCtctatttaaagatttattattattattattattattattactattattattattattattattatctggGGGCAACAAATTGGGCCGGACTAATGCAAAGAACAGGCCTCGACTCGTGACATTTGCAAAGGCCTTATTTTGTAGCAGATGCATTAATAAGATATGTTATAGATTGTTTTGTTGGAATTATTGTCTCTATATCCATTCAAAAAAACAtagaatataaaaaaaatacattattttagtAAGCAAAATGACCATTCTTGATGTTGGTTGGTGGGATGGGAATTAACATAGGGGATGTATTACATGCGGAGAAAAATATGAATAGCCAAGTGATATCTGACTCAATTTACTATATAGAACTTGAGTCAATCGTTTGACGACAAGAAATTCGTTAATGCAAACAATCTCTTCCTTTCAACACCAGAGCAAGTGAGACACAGGTCATGTTGTTAAGGTATTCCCAAACTGTAGCTGCTTAAAAATCTTCCACCGAAGCCACTTTATGGTTGGATAAGATTGACATACATTATCTTCTTCCTCTTTTTCACTCAACGTGACTTGGATGCCACCTAAAGTTTTTCAAAAAAGGGTTCATTCTGATGTGTAAAATGGCCATCTTTTAAGCGTTTGGTATCGTGGATTTCGTCATCATCATTAGGCACACCTTTTTCTGGTTGTTTTTGGTCGCAAAGAATAATGTCGTGTGTTGATTGTCTCACCGGccactttaaaaaaattagtggttTTAATATCATTAGTTAACTTTGTTTAGTTAATTAGATTATCCTAGCTAGCTCTCTGagtttgattttattttgtaaCTCGATTATGAATAAATGGTTTTACAATCCAAAAGTTGAGAAAGCAAAGTTTGAAAAAGGACGTGGGAGATGTCtcacattgagaaatgaaacaAATAAAGTGTTTTTTATTAGCTCTAAGTTTGAGTTAGGGTCTGAAACCGGTCCGGTATGGTGACCATATTAAtctttttatacaaaatttatttggaaaataatttttatttttcgaaatAGTGTCCCTTAGTATATCACCTACGTTCGGACCAAACCGTGCGTCCCATGGCCGAACCAGTGCGTCTCGTGCGCATGCCTTTGGTGCATAACCATGCGTCCTCTGGCTTGTACGCGTCTCATGGCTTATCATATAAGGGTGCACCCTTTATGTGACTCACTTTATATATATCCATCAGCCAAACATTTATAGAAGAACATACATTTCGTTGTATTCTCTTCTTCCGAAACTTGAAAGTTCTACATATTTCGTTCGCTGTTATCAAGAATTGTAAGGTTGTATTCTTGATTCGAAGTCGTTGTATCTTAGAGATGATTGTCGTCAACGTAAAGTACTATTATACGGACAATTTCGTCTTATGGACAAAAAATACATCATTGCTTCGACTTACTGTTTTGTACGATAGTGCATATTATTCCATTGTCCAAGATCCAGAGTAATAACAATACATAAAGCAAAAGCATGGATGCATCATCAATCCACTAGCTATCCACCCAACGTCAGCCACTATGTAAAGTTTTTACAACCATCTATCTATATATACATTGCATGAGGCTAATGGATCTCTCCCCCGATCCGCTTAACTTGTAATCGCTCGCTAAATTTccagaaaaatcatatcaagatCTGCTTCCATGGCTGCATGTGATCAAGTTGTGCTGTGCAAAGCGGCTCTGGTATTCGCGGTGACAAGATGGGTATTATCTTTCGCCCTCAATCTCTTCACCAGGTTCTCCACTTCGGCGACACAGAATACGGCGGCCTCCTCCTCTCCTCGCCGTCCGTCTTCTTCCTCCGCCAATCTTCGAATACTGAGGAACAGTCTATCTTTAACGGCCCTCGGAAACATCGAACACAGACTGCCCGAAAATGGCGAGTTCTCGTGCGCCATTTGTTTGGACAGATTGAGGAAGAGTAGCCAGGTGTGGGAGTTGAGCAACTGCTGCCATGTCTTCCACAAGAACTGCCTAGAGAAGTGGCTGCGTTATGATAGCCGGTTTTCTTGTCCACTCTGCCGGGTTACCTTGCTCTCCGGTAGTGCCACGCCACCGGATTCACAGATGCAGCAGTCGCCGAGCTGGGCCGTGGAGAGAATGCTCTATTTGTTCGGAGATGATCTTCTTCCTTGATTTTATTGAATCGATTATTCTTGATTGATGCTGGGATGGAATTTTTGAAACGTCCCACTAGAGATTCAATTAGGCAGATGATATTTTTTGGAAGTGTTGTGGTTTAGATTTGTTCATATCTTAGGTTGTATGGAAATTGTTGTTATGCTGGTCTGAAAAATTAGTtctcttgaattttttttaataaaatactcTTTGTTTGAATGTACTAATGATCTAATAATCTCAAAACTGAAAAGTTTCGGTTTATCCAACGCAAAATCATTCATCCAAAAGGGCCGAATCCATTTCGTTACCTGAATCACTTCACCAATCAAATATGGTTAGAGGAAAGGTACATGATGATGCTCGGGAAAAATAGGTAGAGTTAGTATAAGTTCTCGAGGCAAGGACATCTCCAATCCATACGTTATCTCGGTATAACACTGATTTCAAGATAATGTAATTCATACGTCAAATACAAAACTCATCTCTAACATATAAACTTTAAATTTTAcactaaaaataatattctcgAAATATTCTCTATTATTTTACACATAATTACTAATTtattacaaaaaatatttttaaacacaataataaaatatctaTAATATCTAAAATAATTTCTATTTTGATAGTCATTAGAGATATTAGTGAACTAAAAAAACTAATAAATCCAACGCCATTTACAGTAATGATTGAAGATGCTCCAAGAGCACGTCTCTTTGCGGAAGATTCCCAAAGTGGAATGACCGAACTCCCTTAGGGATTTGGACAACAAGTCAACAACTGAGCACTAAGGGCCGAGATTCTGGAATTGGATTCCTAGCAGCAACTCCTACACATTTAAACAACAATCTCGATAATTATTGAGTTGAAAATAGAAAACTCTTAATATAAGTGCACCATAATGCAATATGAACTTAATGAATGAAATGAATGCATCAACCTGAATAtttataggaaaaaaataatgatGATAACCCTGAAGCTTGGTACACGAGACAATAGAACATATTTGTATTAAATGTTTCCTTAAATGTCTCattgaatgattaattaaaTACCAAATTAAATACTGCATTAAAAGTTATTTGTTGTAACACGGACTAGGAGATATGTCATATCACTAGCTTTGTCAGATAAACTTTAGTCCATTCGTGCATCACACTCATGATTGCAACCTAGATCGATCCTATAACACATTCCAATCTTCCCTCTCATTATCTGAATAAAGTTCTTTTCCTTGAGACAAGGACCCTTACCTGGGTCTAGTTCCCGCATTTTGGTACTAGTCCAGCATCCTCTCAACTACCAGACTTCTTAGCTCACCCCGAGCTACCCAAACTTCCGAATTCAAGGCCCCAGCCTGGACGTTGCCTTTAATCATTTTAACTTACAATGACATCGGCATACCTTCATTTAAGCTATATTCCTTACAATCACATCGGCATACCAATCATGAATGTTAACTGACTATTGTAACGTCCAATGCTATATTTTCAACCCGAAAGTGCTAACTCCTTGAACTCGATCATTAAATCATTGAGTCATAAGTTGTCCGACCTTCCTCTCTTTGGGCAATGATTACGTTGGTCACTCTCTAAGCTGGTTCCAGGAACTCGGTATAGGTCCTAGTGGGATCAGGCAATTACCCGAGGCATCAGTACAATACCAAAATACCTTAAAATCAGTAATACAATGGCCACATCGGCAGGGCCGTGCTTATTAAGATGCGAATGAGTCCAATGACTCAGGCCTATTCTTTTTTAGGGcccaaaaatttttaaaaaaattattatatataatatagttAATAGATAGCCCAAGACCAAGTATTTATTAAATGGAACTTACTTAGTCTGTTATCGATTTATTCCTCAATCTTCCCCAATATTCATCTGCAGACAAGCCCTAATCGACTCCAGTCGTTGCGTCGTCTCTAGATTTGATTGAAAGACTCGTGAGGAGCTGTAAGTCTGTTTTCTCGTATTTGCTTTGTTCGGGcttctaattttttattgtaGTTTTTTACTTTCTTCGGGGCTTTatgtggtatctataatctacGCTTTTGACTGAAATTTTGGTGGATGTAATGCTTATCCGGCTTTCAATGTGTAGT
It contains:
- the LOC142537428 gene encoding uncharacterized protein LOC142537428, with translation ISRKIISRSASMAACDQVVLCKAALVFAVTRWVLSFALNLFTRFSTSATQNTAASSSPRRPSSSSANLRILRNSLSLTALGNIEHRLPENGEFSCAICLDRLRKSSQVWELSNCCHVFHKNCLEKWLRYDSRFSCPLCRVTLLSGSATPPDSQMQQSPSWAVERMLYLFGDDLLP